One Candidatus Paceibacterota bacterium genomic window carries:
- the rplB gene encoding 50S ribosomal protein L2, whose amino-acid sequence MKTYKPTSKSRRQMTNVNYRDILTTGIPTKSLTHGFRRSVGRNSAGRITMRHKGSGHKRLFREVDFLYDKKEIPAKIKTIEYDPNRSAFIGLAVYKDGEKRYVVLPKSVKPGDAFIVSEKAELKAGNRLPLKSIPVGTFVYNIEIKPQGGAKIGRSAGIFAQVVANAEGYTNLKMPSTEIRKVNENCWASVGTVSNEEHHLENYGKAGRSRWKGIRPRVRGTAMNPVDHPYGGGEGRQGRGTKRPKTLWGKVTGGRKTRGPKKYSNVFIVSRRKIGKNK is encoded by the coding sequence ATGAAAACATACAAACCAACATCAAAATCAAGAAGACAAATGACTAATGTTAATTACAGGGATATTTTAACGACTGGAATCCCGACAAAGTCTTTAACTCATGGTTTTAGGCGTTCAGTGGGAAGGAATAGTGCGGGCCGAATAACCATGCGCCACAAAGGATCAGGGCATAAACGTCTTTTCAGAGAAGTTGATTTTTTATACGATAAAAAAGAAATACCAGCAAAAATAAAAACTATTGAATATGATCCAAACCGTTCAGCTTTTATTGGTTTAGCTGTATATAAGGATGGAGAAAAAAGATATGTAGTATTACCAAAGTCTGTAAAGCCGGGAGATGCCTTTATCGTATCTGAAAAAGCCGAGCTAAAAGCAGGAAACAGACTTCCTTTAAAGAGTATTCCAGTGGGAACTTTTGTTTATAACATTGAAATCAAGCCTCAAGGCGGTGCAAAGATCGGCCGTTCTGCTGGAATTTTCGCGCAAGTAGTAGCGAATGCCGAAGGATATACAAATTTGAAAATGCCTTCAACGGAAATAAGAAAAGTAAATGAAAATTGCTGGGCTTCTGTCGGAACTGTTTCAAACGAAGAACATCATTTAGAAAATTACGGCAAAGCAGGCCGCAGCCGTTGGAAAGGAATTCGTCCTAGAGTTCGTGGTACGGCGATGAATCCAGTAGACCATCCATATGGAGGTGGAGAAGGCAGACAAGGCAGAGGAACCAAAAGACCTAAAACATTGTGGGGTAAAGTTACTGGTGGAAGGAAAACCAGAGGTCCAAAGAAATACTCCAATGTGTTTATCGTTTCTCGCAGAAAGATTGGAAAAAATAAATAA
- a CDS encoding 50S ribosomal protein L24, which produces MKIKKGDNVKIITGKDKGKSGKIVHVLVKENKVIVEGANMMKKHQRPTKSGSKGSMKNIEMPIHASNVKKVE; this is translated from the coding sequence ATGAAAATAAAAAAAGGAGACAACGTAAAAATAATAACGGGGAAAGACAAAGGAAAGTCTGGCAAGATTGTTCATGTTTTAGTTAAAGAAAATAAAGTTATTGTTGAAGGAGCAAACATGATGAAGAAGCATCAACGCCCTACCAAGTCCGGCTCAAAGGGGAGTATGAAAAATATTGAAATGCCGATTCACGCTTCAAATGTTAAAAAAGTCGAATAA
- the rpsS gene encoding 30S ribosomal protein S19 produces the protein MTRSIKKGLNVDERLLSKIAGKNPLSTPTIKTWKRACVISPEMLGFTFGVHNGKTHVEVLVTEDMVGHRLGEFSPTKKFIKHGGKMQKELEQKKKEAEITQAKTATATAADAKKK, from the coding sequence ATGACCAGATCAATTAAAAAAGGATTAAATGTCGACGAAAGGCTTCTGTCAAAGATTGCCGGTAAAAATCCGCTCTCGACTCCAACGATAAAGACGTGGAAAAGAGCCTGCGTGATATCCCCAGAGATGCTCGGTTTTACTTTTGGTGTTCATAATGGAAAAACACATGTCGAGGTTTTGGTGACCGAAGACATGGTCGGGCATAGATTGGGAGAATTTTCTCCAACGAAGAAATTTATAAAACACGGAGGAAAAATGCAGAAAGAGCTAGAACAAAAGAAAAAGGAAGCAGAGATAACTCAAGCTAAAACTGCGACAGCCACAGCTGCTGATGCAAAAAAGAAATAG
- the rplE gene encoding 50S ribosomal protein L5 — translation MKHLTVKEKEGEVFEKTKSVFHYKNAMATPKMQKIVLNVGTGTAMKKDKNKNEAISLRLAKITGQKPSFRSAKQSIASFKTRQGDPIGVVVTLRGKRMYAFLEKLINIALPRTKDFRGITRNAVDNMGNLTIGIKEHTIFPETADEDIRDVFGISITLVSSTKNKKEGMAFFEILGVPFKKEEEKKKK, via the coding sequence ATGAAACATTTAACTGTAAAAGAAAAAGAAGGAGAAGTCTTTGAGAAAACAAAAAGTGTTTTTCACTATAAAAATGCGATGGCTACTCCCAAGATGCAAAAGATCGTGCTAAACGTCGGCACGGGAACAGCTATGAAGAAAGATAAAAATAAAAATGAAGCCATCTCTCTTCGTTTAGCAAAGATCACTGGTCAAAAGCCTTCCTTCCGAAGCGCTAAACAATCTATCGCATCTTTCAAAACCAGACAAGGCGACCCTATAGGGGTAGTAGTGACTTTGCGAGGTAAAAGGATGTACGCTTTTTTGGAAAAACTCATTAATATCGCTCTTCCCCGAACGAAAGACTTTCGAGGAATTACTCGGAATGCGGTAGACAACATGGGGAATTTAACTATTGGCATAAAAGAACACACCATCTTCCCAGAAACAGCCGACGAAGATATTCGAGATGTTTTTGGCATATCTATTACCTTAGTTTCTTCCACAAAAAACAAAAAAGAAGGGATGGCCTTTTTTGAAATCTTGGGTGTTCCTTTCAAAAAGGAGGAAGAAAAAAAGAAGAAGTAG
- the rplV gene encoding 50S ribosomal protein L22 gives MKAFLKNYRQSPRKVRLVAGLVKGKKVSEAIAELDFLAKRAGLPIKKLLLSAVANAKQAGKDVDNLFIKELRVDKGITMKRMMPAAMGTGHRINKRTSHLNILLGEKVLAVKKSKSKKPASAKASASKK, from the coding sequence ATGAAAGCATTTTTAAAAAATTATAGACAGTCTCCCAGAAAAGTCCGCTTGGTAGCAGGGCTTGTTAAAGGGAAGAAAGTATCAGAAGCTATTGCAGAGCTTGATTTTTTGGCAAAACGCGCAGGGCTTCCCATCAAGAAACTTTTGCTTTCAGCTGTGGCAAATGCCAAACAAGCAGGCAAAGATGTGGATAATTTATTTATAAAAGAATTACGCGTAGATAAAGGGATCACCATGAAGAGAATGATGCCGGCTGCGATGGGCACAGGACACAGAATAAATAAACGCACGAGTCATTTAAATATTCTTTTAGGAGAAAAAGTTTTAGCAGTTAAGAAGTCGAAATCTAAAAAACCCGCCTCCGCTAAAGCTTCGGCGAGCAAGAAATAA
- the rpsC gene encoding 30S ribosomal protein S3, giving the protein MSKIVHPYAHRLIILRDWKSRWFADPKKYVTYLKGDVLVRQYLEKKLRGMYVSSIEIERSRKATRFIIKTSRPGLIIGRSGEGATKLKEDILKKMDKLKLGRPEDFKLEIVEVSNPEADAAIVAYMIAEGLEKRMPYRRVIKQIIEKVMQAHGVEGARVVLSGRLGGAEIARTEELKRGSIPLQTFRADIDFKRERATLTYGVIGIKVWIYRGKIFADKKPARSTYISSGAGSAKENASGSLENKNKMD; this is encoded by the coding sequence ATGTCAAAAATAGTTCATCCATACGCCCATAGATTGATAATATTGAGAGACTGGAAGTCCCGCTGGTTTGCTGATCCTAAAAAATACGTTACTTATTTAAAAGGAGATGTTTTAGTGCGCCAATATTTAGAAAAGAAATTGCGCGGTATGTATGTTTCCAGTATTGAAATCGAGAGAAGCCGAAAAGCTACTCGTTTTATAATTAAAACTTCTCGTCCAGGCCTTATCATCGGCAGAAGCGGCGAGGGAGCGACAAAACTCAAAGAAGATATTTTAAAGAAAATGGACAAGCTGAAATTAGGCAGACCGGAAGATTTCAAGCTTGAAATTGTAGAAGTTTCAAATCCAGAAGCTGATGCTGCGATAGTTGCCTATATGATTGCCGAAGGATTGGAAAAAAGAATGCCTTACAGACGGGTAATAAAACAAATCATTGAAAAGGTAATGCAAGCTCACGGAGTAGAAGGCGCCAGAGTCGTATTGTCAGGGCGCCTAGGTGGAGCTGAAATTGCTCGTACTGAAGAACTCAAACGAGGCTCGATTCCGCTTCAAACTTTCCGTGCGGATATAGATTTCAAGCGTGAACGCGCCACTCTTACTTATGGCGTCATTGGAATAAAAGTTTGGATTTATCGCGGTAAAATTTTTGCTGACAAGAAACCTGCTCGCAGCACTTATATTTCTTCCGGTGCAGGGAGCGCTAAAGAAAATGCTTCTGGTTCATTAGAAAATAAGAATAAAATGGATTAA
- the rpmC gene encoding 50S ribosomal protein L29: protein MARKKENLKEFKKEELIKKLASLREEIRVIKFKAEGSKSKNVKESLNIKKQIARILTEINQK, encoded by the coding sequence ATGGCAAGAAAAAAAGAAAATTTAAAAGAATTCAAAAAAGAGGAACTGATAAAAAAGCTTGCTTCTTTGCGGGAGGAAATCAGAGTCATCAAATTCAAGGCTGAAGGTTCTAAATCAAAAAACGTAAAGGAGTCTTTAAATATTAAAAAACAAATCGCCCGAATTCTTACAGAAATAAATCAGAAATGA
- the rplN gene encoding 50S ribosomal protein L14 yields MIQTETLVKITDNAGGTVGKVFKILGSSKKRYATLGELVIISVKVASPRKAVKKKDVHQAVVVRTRGAYRRKDGSYIRFDDNAVVILEKGKKDPKAGRVFGPIPRELAEKGFQKIISLAQEVI; encoded by the coding sequence ATGATTCAAACTGAGACTTTAGTAAAAATAACAGACAACGCCGGAGGCACCGTGGGAAAGGTGTTCAAGATTTTAGGGTCTTCCAAGAAAAGATATGCGACTTTGGGCGAATTAGTTATCATTTCAGTTAAAGTCGCTAGTCCCAGAAAGGCAGTAAAAAAGAAAGACGTGCATCAGGCTGTCGTGGTTCGCACCAGAGGCGCATATAGGAGAAAAGACGGTTCATATATTCGCTTTGATGACAATGCCGTAGTTATTTTAGAAAAAGGAAAAAAAGACCCAAAGGCTGGCCGCGTTTTTGGACCAATTCCAAGAGAGTTGGCGGAAAAAGGATTTCAGAAAATTATTTCTTTAGCGCAAGAAGTTATTTAA
- the rplW gene encoding 50S ribosomal protein L23 gives MTTQIIKNPRITEKASFSAEQNVYTFDITKSANKTEIKKAIFTLYKVHPVKVNVLTVPKKNIMSKGKAGTKGGGRKALVYLKKGDKIEFI, from the coding sequence ATGACAACACAAATAATTAAAAACCCAAGAATTACTGAAAAAGCATCTTTTAGTGCAGAGCAAAATGTTTATACTTTTGATATTACGAAGTCTGCTAATAAAACAGAAATTAAAAAAGCTATTTTCACACTCTACAAAGTGCATCCTGTAAAAGTAAATGTTTTAACTGTTCCGAAGAAAAATATTATGTCCAAAGGCAAGGCTGGGACAAAAGGAGGGGGCCGCAAAGCCCTTGTTTATTTAAAAAAGGGCGATAAGATAGAATTTATTTAA
- the rpsQ gene encoding 30S ribosomal protein S17: MKTETKKIREKEKKNNTLKGVVVSDKMDKTVVVSISRFVKHPLYGKFYKISKKYKAHDEENLCKVGDKVEIIETRPISKDKRFKIVR, from the coding sequence ATGAAAACAGAAACAAAAAAAATAAGAGAAAAAGAGAAAAAAAATAATACACTAAAAGGGGTGGTTGTTTCAGACAAAATGGATAAAACTGTCGTGGTATCCATTTCTAGGTTTGTGAAGCATCCGCTTTACGGGAAGTTTTACAAAATCAGCAAGAAATATAAAGCGCACGATGAAGAGAACCTTTGCAAGGTGGGAGATAAAGTAGAAATAATAGAAACTCGGCCAATTTCGAAAGATAAAAGATTTAAGATAGTGCGATAA
- the rplP gene encoding 50S ribosomal protein L16 gives MLTPKKVKFRKWQSARSNPKTRGADTRGIKLAFGSFGLKSESQSRVKSNQIESARKVISRTLTKTGKYWIRIFPDRPFTAKAAEVGMGKGKGDPQGYCFDVLPGRIIFEVDGVDEKVASEALRKAGSKLPIKTRIVSRAHKQ, from the coding sequence ATGTTGACCCCGAAAAAAGTAAAATTTAGAAAGTGGCAAAGTGCGCGTTCAAATCCAAAGACGCGAGGAGCTGACACGCGAGGCATAAAACTTGCTTTTGGTTCTTTTGGCTTAAAATCCGAATCACAATCCCGAGTGAAATCAAATCAAATCGAATCTGCTCGAAAAGTTATTTCTCGTACTTTGACCAAAACCGGCAAATATTGGATTCGTATTTTTCCAGACCGTCCTTTTACAGCCAAGGCTGCTGAAGTAGGCATGGGAAAAGGAAAAGGGGATCCGCAAGGATATTGTTTTGATGTTTTGCCTGGACGTATTATTTTTGAAGTGGATGGAGTAGATGAAAAAGTAGCCAGTGAGGCGTTGCGAAAAGCGGGTTCGAAGCTTCCAATCAAAACCAGAATTGTTAGCAGAGCGCACAAGCAATAA